One genomic segment of Brassica napus cultivar Da-Ae chromosome A3, Da-Ae, whole genome shotgun sequence includes these proteins:
- the LOC106438940 gene encoding LOB domain-containing protein 41, which produces MRMSCNGCRVLRKGCSDDCSIRPCLSWIKSPEAQANATVFLAKFYGRAGLMNLINAGPDHLRPGIFRSLLHEACGRIVNPIYGSVGLLWSGNWQLCQAAVEAVMKGEPITEMATDAATNGQGPPLKMYDIRHIFKDESSAAVAAAAATGSTDLKRPKPRRAKRVAGVAKPSESEEKEASHVSSLSHQSEVVAAQEGESNISEVMTFSPPAVQSSGEIKLDLTLGLEPVSHACNVVPLKKRKIGAFATCQEDIPCKTELKL; this is translated from the exons ATGCGGATGAGCTGTAATGGATGCAGAGTTCTTCGAAAAGGGTGTAGTGATGATTGTAGTATACGACCGTGTTTGTCTTGGATCAAATCGCCTGAAGCGCAAGCAAACGCAACGGTGTTTCTCGCCAAGTTCTATGGCCGTGCTGGACTCATGAACCTCATCAACGCCGGTCCCGATCACCTTCGTCCTG GGATTTTCCGATCGTTGTTGCATGAAGCTTGTGGGAGGATTGTGAATCCGATCTACGGTTCGGTTGGTTTGTTATGGTCGGGAAACTGGCAGCTTTGCCAAGCCGCCGTGGAGGCGGTGATGAAAGGTGAACCGATCACAGAGATGGCCACAGATGCGGCCACCAACGGCCAAGGCCCGCCGCTGAAAATGTACGACATCCGACATATATTCAAGGATGAGAGCTCCGCCGCCGTAGCTGCGGCAGCAGCTACTGGCTCAACCGATCTCAAACGGCCGAAACCTCGCCGCGCTAAACGTGTCGCCGGTGTTGCTAAACCGTCGGAATCGGAGGAAAAAGAGGCTAGCCACGTGTCGTCGTTGAGCCACCAGTCTGAAGTCGTGGCTGCTCAGGAAGGAGAGAGCAATATCTCGGAGGTGATGACGTTCTCTCCGCCGGCTGTGCAGAGCTCCGGCGAGATAAAGCTTGACTTAACATTAGGGCTCGAGCCGGTGTCGCATGCGTGTAACGTGGTGCCTCTTAAGAAGAGAAAGATCGGCGCGTTCGCCACGTGTCAGGAGGACATCCCGTGTAAGACTGAGCTTAAGCTCTAA
- the LOC125606965 gene encoding uncharacterized protein LOC125606965 has translation MNHYSLQQNAFESRGFVVPVSSDPISLVCPKPRRVILSNNVIHPFRLLHSSQSRAADVSDCKAGADLLDIIIRRKEETLSGVASSPPFFLGSPPSRVSNPLAQDARFGDNKLNPISPFLPSPSRVKGGSCGRVKFGIKPASVRVKGFDCLNRDCQNSSIPAMA, from the exons ATGAATCATTATAGCCTCCAGCAGAACGCCTTCGAATCTAGAGGATTTGTTGTTCCTGTCTCCTCTGATCCTATCTCTCTTGTTTGTCCTAAGCCTCGCCGTGTCATTCTCTCTAATAACGTTATTCATCCGTTTAGATTATTACATTCAAG TCAATCCAGAGCAGCTGATGTAAGTGATTGTAAAGCTGGGGCTGATCTTTTGGACATCATCATTCGTAGAAAG GAAGAAACATTATCTGGTGTAGCTTCATCACCTCCATTTTTCCTCGGGTCTCCCCCGAGCAGAGTATCAAACCCTTTAGCTCAAGATGCACGATTTGGAGATAACAAACTCAACCCTATCTCACCATTCCTCCCATCTCCATCTCGTGTCAAAGGAGGAAGCTGTGGTCGAGTGAAGTTTGGGATTAAGCCTGCTTCTGTTAGAGTAAAGGGATTCGATTGCTTAAACAGGGACTGCCAAAACTCAAGCATACCTGCCATGGCTTAG
- the LOC106438941 gene encoding 40S ribosomal protein S7: MFSAQNKIHKDKGVAPTDFEQEVAQAFFDLENTNQELKSDLKDLYINQAVQMDISGGRKAIVIYVPFRLRKAFRKIHPRLVRELEKKFSGKDVVFVATRRIMRPPKKGSAVQRPRNRTLTSVHEAMLEDVAYPAEIVGKRTRYRVDGTKIMKVFLEPKERNNTEYKLETMVGVYRKLTGRDVVFEYPTIEG, translated from the exons ATGTTCTCTGCTCAGAACAAGATCCACAAGGACAAGGGTGTCGCACCAACTGACTTCGAACAGGAAGTTGCTCAg GCTTTCTTTGACTTGGAGAACACCAACCAGGAGTTGAAAAGCGACTTGAAAGATCTCTACATAAACCAAGCTGT TCAGATGGATATCTCTGGAGGCCGCAAGGCAATTGTGATCTATGTCCCATTCAGACTGAGGAAAGCCTTCCGCAAGATCCATCCTCGTCTCGTCagagagctcgagaagaagtTCAGTGGAAAAGACGTTGTCTTTGTTGCCACCAGAAGAATCATGCGCCCACCTAAGAAAGGCTCAGCTGTTCAGAGACCACGCAACAGGACTCTCACTTCCGTCCATGAAGCCATGCTTGAGGACGTTGCTTACCCTGCTGAGATTGTTGGAAAGCGTACCAGATACCGTGTTGATGGCACCAAGATCATGAAG GTCTTCTTGGAGCCTAAGGAGCGGAACAACACTGAGTACAAGCTTGAGACAATGGTTGGTGTCTACAGGAAGCTTACAGGGAGAGATGTTGTTTTCGAGTACCCTACCATAGAAGGTTGA
- the LOC106438943 gene encoding delta(7)-sterol-C5(6)-desaturase 1-like: MAVDNASYLMQFVDETSFYNRIVLSHLLPASLWEHLPHFLQTWLRNYLAGNLLYFISGFLWCFYIYYLKLNVYLPQDAIPTRKAMLLQIHVAVKAMPCYTLLPTVSEYMIESGWTRCYSSIGELSWFLYFVSIATYLVLVEFGIYWMHRELHDIKPLYKHLHATHHIYNKQNTLSPFAGLAFHPVDGILQAVPHVIALFIVPIHFTTHLGLLFMEAIWTANIHDCIHGNIWPVMGAGYHTIHHTTYKHNYGHYTIWMDWMFGSLKDPLLEDVDNKDISKKAE, translated from the exons ATGGCGGTGGATAATGCGTCGTATCTGATGCAGTTTGTGGACGAAACCTCGTTTTACAATCGCATTGTTCTCAGTCACCTCTTGCCGGCGAGCCTGTGGGAGCATTTACCACATTTTCTCCAGACATGGCTAAGGAACTACCTCGCCGGAAACTTGCTTTACTTCATCTCAGGCTTTCTCTGGTGCTTCTACATTTATTACCTCAAACTCAACGTTTATCTCCCTCAAG aTGCGATTCCGACAAGAAAGGCTATGCTTTTGCAAATCCACGTGGCAGTGAAGGCGATGCCTTGTTACACTCTGCTTCCAACCGTCTCTGAGTATATGATCGAAAGTGGTTGGACCAGATGTTACTCTAGTATAGGCGAACTCAGCTGGTTCCTCTACTTTGTTTCTATCGCGACCTATCTTGTTTTAGTTGAGTTTGGTATTTATTGGATGCACAGAGAGCTTCATGACATTAAGCCTCTTTATAAGCATCTCCATGCCACCCATCATATCTACAACAAGCAGAACACTCTTTCTCCCTTTGCCG ggCTTGCGTTTCACCCAGTAGATGGGATACTTCAGGCAGTACCGCATGTGATAGCTCTGTTTATAGTGCCAATTCATTTCACAACCCATCTAGGTCTTTTGTTTATGGAAGCGATATGGACAGCGAACATCCATGACTGCATCCACGGTAACATTTGGCCTGTAATGGGTGCAGGGTACCATACCATACACCACACTACTTACAAGCATAACTATGGTCACTATACCATATGGATGGATTGGATGTTTGGCTCTCTTAAGGACCCTCTTTTAGAAGATGTTGACAACAAAGACATCTCCAAGAAAGCAGAGTGA